One Planktothrix sp. FACHB-1365 DNA segment encodes these proteins:
- a CDS encoding hybrid sensor histidine kinase/response regulator, protein MILSLFPLFRWLNIRQGIPLRWVLVIPFLLEISIAVGLTGWFAFRHGEKAINELAQQIETEVSSRIQQHLNAYLSTPHQINQINADAVQLGLLDLKKYPEVGHYFWKQIQAFDVGYIYYVLPTGEYAGAGYFLDLKKATIDELSPQTQWKANTYATDQQGNRIRLMASYNDYNPRSEAAYTDAVRDRKPVWSQIYQWDNFPDIISISASYPLYNTPNDLVAVLITNLRLSQISEFLKRLKISESGQTFILERNGLLVASSSSKPPYQMVKGVAKRLNAADSQDVMIRETFKALTEKFGQVNSIMTDQSLQIFINNQYQFVKITPWKDQWGLDWLIVVVVPESDFMNQINANTQKTIILCIVAVGLATLFGLLTSRWITEKILWLSYASQEIANGNLKQKININGIKEIKILGNSFNQMAQQLQQSFTVLATANESLEQRVEERTTQLQTAKEEAESANQAKSEFLANMSHELRTPLNGILGYAQILQREPNLSPKHLQGLHIIYECGSHLLTLINDILDFSKIEAHKLELYPVDFNLEYCLWGIREVCRLKAEQKELKFIDLELTPLPLGIQGDEKRLRQVLLNLLGNAIKFTDEGSVTFSVQVLSESPEIPSGESQSFIPKIYTLRFQVEDTGIGMTAQQIEKIFLPFEQVGEQERKAEGTGLGLAISHQIVEMMGGKIKVESILGKGSRFWFDVDFPEAEEQLVKTHQTQQKIVGYQGEKRKILIVDDRWENRAVIMNLLEPIGFEVREATQGQEGLKKVKEGFPDLVITDITMPVLGGLEMTRQLRSDLEFSDLIIIASSASVFSSDREECLKAGCNGFLPKPIQEQNLLNQLQHWLNLIWIYENSDTIAVTPRSSPSVDSFIIPPPEELTQLYDLARGGYILEVQSEANRIKELDDQYIAFADYILQLSEAFEDEEIIRLIQPHLI, encoded by the coding sequence TTTCTACCCCCCATCAAATTAATCAAATTAATGCCGATGCGGTTCAATTAGGATTATTAGATCTCAAAAAATATCCTGAAGTCGGGCATTATTTTTGGAAACAAATTCAAGCTTTTGATGTGGGTTATATTTATTATGTACTTCCTACGGGAGAATATGCAGGAGCCGGGTATTTTTTAGATTTGAAGAAAGCCACTATTGATGAACTGTCTCCCCAAACTCAATGGAAAGCCAATACTTATGCAACGGATCAGCAGGGAAATCGGATTCGGTTAATGGCTTCCTATAATGATTATAACCCTAGAAGTGAAGCGGCATATACCGATGCTGTGAGAGATCGAAAACCCGTTTGGAGTCAGATTTATCAATGGGATAATTTTCCTGATATTATTTCAATTTCTGCGAGTTATCCCCTTTATAATACTCCCAATGATTTAGTTGCAGTCTTGATTACAAATTTACGTTTATCCCAAATTAGTGAATTTTTAAAACGCTTAAAAATTAGTGAGTCTGGACAAACTTTTATTTTAGAACGGAATGGACTTTTGGTGGCGAGTTCCTCCTCAAAACCGCCTTATCAAATGGTGAAGGGTGTGGCAAAACGGCTGAATGCGGCGGACAGTCAAGATGTCATGATTCGAGAAACGTTTAAGGCTTTAACTGAAAAATTTGGTCAAGTTAACTCGATTATGACCGATCAATCTCTTCAGATTTTTATTAATAATCAATATCAATTTGTTAAAATTACTCCTTGGAAAGATCAATGGGGTTTAGATTGGTTGATTGTGGTGGTTGTTCCTGAATCGGATTTTATGAATCAAATTAATGCCAATACTCAAAAAACCATTATTCTTTGTATTGTTGCTGTGGGACTTGCTACCTTATTCGGATTGTTAACCTCTCGTTGGATTACTGAAAAAATTCTTTGGCTGAGTTATGCTTCCCAGGAAATTGCCAATGGAAATCTTAAACAAAAAATTAATATTAATGGAATTAAAGAAATTAAGATTTTGGGTAATTCTTTTAACCAAATGGCTCAACAATTACAACAATCTTTTACCGTTTTAGCAACCGCCAATGAAAGCTTAGAACAACGAGTTGAAGAACGCACCACACAACTCCAAACGGCTAAAGAAGAAGCTGAATCTGCGAATCAAGCAAAAAGTGAATTTTTGGCGAATATGAGTCATGAATTACGGACTCCTTTAAACGGAATTTTAGGTTATGCTCAAATTTTGCAACGGGAACCGAATCTTAGTCCTAAACACTTACAAGGACTGCATATTATTTATGAGTGTGGTTCCCATCTGTTAACCCTGATTAATGATATTTTAGATTTTTCTAAAATTGAAGCCCATAAATTAGAACTTTATCCGGTAGACTTTAATTTAGAATATTGTTTATGGGGAATTCGAGAAGTTTGTCGGTTGAAAGCTGAACAAAAAGAATTAAAATTTATTGACCTAGAATTAACACCGTTACCTTTAGGAATTCAGGGGGATGAAAAACGGTTACGTCAGGTTTTGTTAAATCTATTAGGAAATGCGATTAAATTTACGGATGAAGGATCAGTGACTTTCTCTGTACAAGTATTATCTGAGTCTCCAGAAATTCCATCAGGGGAAAGCCAATCTTTTATCCCTAAAATTTATACTCTGCGATTTCAAGTTGAAGATACGGGAATTGGGATGACGGCTCAACAAATTGAAAAAATCTTTTTACCCTTTGAACAAGTTGGAGAACAGGAGCGAAAAGCAGAAGGAACTGGGTTAGGGTTAGCCATTAGTCATCAAATTGTAGAGATGATGGGAGGCAAAATTAAGGTTGAAAGTATCCTCGGAAAAGGTAGTCGCTTCTGGTTTGATGTAGACTTTCCCGAAGCAGAAGAGCAGTTAGTCAAAACTCATCAAACTCAACAAAAAATTGTCGGTTATCAGGGAGAAAAACGTAAAATATTAATTGTAGATGATCGCTGGGAAAACCGAGCCGTTATTATGAATCTTTTAGAACCTATCGGGTTTGAAGTTAGGGAAGCAACTCAGGGACAAGAAGGGTTAAAAAAGGTCAAAGAAGGGTTTCCTGATCTGGTGATTACAGATATAACGATGCCTGTTTTAGGTGGGTTAGAAATGACCCGACAATTAAGATCAGATTTAGAATTTTCTGATTTGATAATTATTGCTTCTTCGGCTTCTGTTTTTAGTTCAGATCGAGAGGAATGTTTAAAAGCAGGCTGTAATGGTTTTTTACCTAAACCCATTCAAGAACAAAATTTATTGAATCAACTCCAACACTGGTTAAACTTAATTTGGATTTATGAAAACTCAGACACTATCGCTGTGACTCCCCGGTCATCCCCATCTGTTGATTCTTTCATTATTCCTCCTCCTGAAGAACTGACTCAGTTGTACGATTTGGCAAGGGGAGGCTATATTTTAGAAGTTCAAAGTGAGGCTAATCGAATTAAGGAGTTAGATGATCAATATATTGCCTTTGCAGATTATATTCTACAATTATCTGAAGCGTTTGAAGATGAAGAGATTATTCGACTTATTCAACCTCACCTTATTTAA